From Daucus carota subsp. sativus chromosome 6, DH1 v3.0, whole genome shotgun sequence, the proteins below share one genomic window:
- the LOC108227421 gene encoding ASI1-immunoprecipitated protein 2 isoform X1 — MVKRKERIVTDLYSGTPNPQGVTSQPNKGIHRHTLDQNINVKVDPGTCNVCFAPCSSCLHTNRTRMEPKNAEYLDETSRESAISYSVDDTVETKKSRGRKSSQHTASEEGNMITMNSNLGLCSENAEMETALELTNISGSFQDTEVPNKLLYGGPVKEKLHTPSPPKKDLDDGNSMSNLVDMRGLEGHDDNISCVSGSDEASNMSNSNKEITDTKALTFAGSPSSLASEDYIKAGQSQEASFMDKHKLEVQNKSSGEVLSRAVSGQKSALYASCDIQENIIGHVGGNSEPSAIECLKVEAEYNRVEFPSKLLISLEEKKEVEKDSELLALPEARETSMHSDPVNESDESDILEHDIKVCDICGDAGREELLAVCCSCSEGAEHTYCMKEMMTKLPEGDWLCEDCKFEKREREEKAKYNLVDGDGVAQKNADLGNLDGLHTDANIIKAEKESLHGKIYRKRKADDTEVSSSAKRQVFESTIRSPKISSPRRADVLSRDSSFKNSDRGKVKPASQIPPGVQTGKSIPEVANPSLDARQSTSRGTFLRSKSFSSASAKQKVKHIDEVVPQKHKSNRDNASLGTKGGGSRTMGKSMSFHAFNSGGSNSTDLKAKMFSPKYSHGQDIKGQNTKERSLVERKNSLRLERPLVNSVVTTSTTLSPEVDRNLPVRDKTGPFCSTSNNRDVKSAQSDNKLIQVSRPVNKAISNGSDVPVLSGEGTKQLSASRNDNDEGKTVNAKTKVDCSSTSLSIEGPISKSSESLPDGLNKTRVSTNMVESARGNSNTQLKHSTAGEKFTLCQKCKEVGHSAEFCTIDSPEKSLVPDLHTSRSSKDLIHKDNKLKAAIEAALLKKPGLYRKKRTTDHFDELTVSGINSEVCSQDQQTNTRILRKSVSGDEVSMEAASAWNTNTEFVKQATGADVKQLTNSAEAVTALLHWPLPPATVKSVMDLPSNSHMSISDLPITLAIPKHEYIWQGCFEVCRSGKQPGCYDGFQAHLSAGASLKVLETINKFPSTVVLNELPRHSVWPIQFEENGVKEEHIALYFFARDHESYEKSYKSILESMIRNDLALKGNIDGVEILIFPSNQLPVKYQRWNAMFFFWGVLKGKRNSCLQKVPVSPKKTAGSRDTGTANMSSSLVPVDKDSPTFKKAGKTISDVHPMIDLQCSPLTKKNNGNIDGKSVSHSQQSDCVNATKEQQGCRLDCNSVPTDEIKPPESWEDTGSRTNSLERQVDKDSAIKVARSACDSNSSDDKETGHLSTPYDLHHLPQINSKVAAGEQDPASSRILGEVDNEEKLRMGNSGTEGFFEAETVAEKVTPKLPSHKEPYSRPSTCTKQLNIDSLVSKSEASIFGSSQALHVNDRDSIFDTGGIVNKKPRLDYNDLYDLNDHTSSSRDSLLMQDSVTSFPVLKKHEEGSDETSVRTLENAERYFFPVDPYHAQHLGLGDSSVLQKRRLSENVEEFFQDKIPNLELALGAEMKLPVKQSLPHFLASEIEKNNQSQPPGKLPVKQSFPHFLAAQIEKNSQDQPPGRTFTTAEEDASAALSLSLAFPFTDKAQAGRPVETKELLPTERQHEVNFLKGFLDK; from the exons ATGGTGAAGCGTAAGGAACGAATCGTCACTGACCTTTACTCTGGAACTCCTAACCCTCAGGgg GTGACATCTCAACCCAATAAAGGAATTCACAGGCATACTTTGGATCAAAATATCAACGTGAAAGTGGACCCTGGGACATGTAATGTGTGTTTTGCTCCTTGTTCGTCTTGTTTGCATACCAACCGAACTCGTATGGAGCCCAAGAATGCTGAATATCTAGATGAGACCTCTAGAGAAAGTGCAATCAGTTATTCTGTAGATGATACAGTTGAAACTAAAAAGAGCAGAGGACGTAAGAGTTCACAGCATACTGCTAGTGAAGAAGGTAATATGATCACTATGAATTCCAATCTTGGTTTGTGCAGTGAAAATGCTGAAATGGAAACTGCTCTTGAACTTACTAATATATCTGGTTCATTTCAAGATACTGAAGTACCCAACAAGTTGTTATATGGTGGACCTGTTAAAGAGAAGCTTCACACTCCAAGTCCACCTAAAAAGGATTTAGATGATGGTAATTCCATGAGCAACCTTGTGGACATGAGAGGTCTAGAAGGTCATGATGACAACATTTCATGTGTCAGTGGCTCTGATGAAGCATCAAACATGTCTAATTCTAATAAAGAAATTACAGACACAAAAGCTTTAACATTTGCTGGTTCTCCTAGTAGTTTAGCTTCTGAAGATTACATTAAAGCTGGTCAATCCCAAGAAGCTTCATTTATGGATAAGCATAAATTAGAAGTTCAGAACAAATCTAGCGGGGAGGTTTTATCTAGAGCTGTTTCTGGGCAGAAATCTGCTTTATATGCATCTTGTGATATCCAGGAAAACATAATTGGTCATGTTGGAGGGAACTCTGAACCTTCGGCAATAGAATGTCTAAAGGTAGAAGCAGAGTATAACAGGGTTGAATTCCCGAGCAAACTTCTAATTTCTttagaagaaaagaaagaagtaGAGAAGGACAGCGAGTTGCTTGCATTGCCTGAAGCCAGGGAAACATCTATGCATTCTGATCCAGTGAATGAGAGTGATGAATCTGATATTTTGGAACATGAT ATAAAAGTTTGTGATATATGTGGAGATGCGGGTCGCGAAGAGTTACTTGCTGTATGTTGCAGCTGTAGTGAAGGTGCAGAGCACAC TTATTGCATGAAAGAAATGATGACTAAACTTCCGGAAGGAGACTGGCTGTGTGAAGACTGCAAGTTCgagaaaagagaaagagaggAGAAAGCTAAATATAATTTAGTGGATGGAGATGGTGTTGCCCAAAAAAATGCTGATCTTGGAAATCTAGATGGGTTACACACAGATGCGAACATTATTAAAGCTGAGAAGGAAAGTTTACATGGGAAAATTTATCGGAAAAGAAAAGCTGATGATACAGAAGTTTCTTCATCAGCAAAAAGACAAGTTTTTGAATCAACAATTAGATCTCCGAAGATCTCGAGTCCCAGAAGAGCTGATGTGCTTTCTCGTGATAGTTCATTTAAAAACTCAGATAGGGGAAAAGTGAAGCCTGCTTCTCAAATTCCTCCTGGTGTTCAGACTGGTAAGAGCATTCCAGAGGTTGCAAATCCTTCTCTAGATGCACGACAAAGCACATCTCGAG GCACTTTTTTGAGGTCCAAATCATTCAGTTCAGCAAGTGCAAAACAAAAAGTTAAGCACATAGATGAAGTAGTTCCTCAAAAGCATAAATCTAACAGAGATAATGCCTCCCTTGGCACAAAGGGAGGGGGCAGCAGGACTATGGGCAAATCTATGTCATTCCATGCTTTTAACTCGGGTGGTTCGAATTCAACTGACTTGAAAGCTAAAATGTTCTCTCCAAAGTATTCTCATGGTCAGGATATAAAAGGACAGAATACTAAAGAGCGGAGCTTGGTTGAGAGAAAAAATTCACTGAGATTAGAACGTCCTCTGGTCAATTCGGTAGTAACCACTTCTACTACCTTATCTCCTGAGGTTGATAGAAACCTACCTGTTCGTGATAAAACTGGTCCATTTTGTTCGACAAGTAACAATCGTGATGTGAAGTCCGCTCAGTCTGACAATAAATTGATACAAGTGTCCAGACCAGTTAATAAAGCTATCAGTAACGGTTCAGATGTACCTGTTCTTTCAG GTGAAGGTACAAAGCAGTTGTCTGCCAGCAGAAACGACAATGATGAAGGGAAGACTGTAAATGCTAAAACGAAGGTTGATTGCTCTTCAACTTCTCTTAGCATTGAAGGGCCAATTAGCAAATCTAGTGAAAGTTTACCAGATGGGTTAAATAAGACCCGAGTATCGACAAATATGGTTGAGAGTGCCAGGGGAAATTCTAATACTCAATTGAAGCATAGTACAGCTGGTGAAAAATTTACTCTGTGTCAGAAATGCAAAGAAGTTGGCCACTCTGCAGAGTTCTGCACCATTGACAGCCCAGAGAAGTCACTTGTTCCAGATCTTCATACTTCAAGAAGTTCGAAGGATCTGATCCACAAAGATAACAAGTTGAAAGCTGCTATTGAAGCTGCATTGCTTAAAAAGCCTGGATTATACAGAAAGAAGAGAACTACAGACCACTTTGATGAGTTAACTGTGTCTGGCATTAATAGTGAAGTATGTTCTCAAGATCAGCAAACTAACACCCGTATCCTAAGAAAATCGGTGTCCGGAGACGAGGTTAGTATGGAGGCAGCAAGTGCATGGAACACCAATACAGAGTTTGTAAAGCAGGCAACTGGTGCGGATGTGAAGCAATTAACAAACTCAGCTGAAGCAGTTACAGCCTTGTTACATTGGCCTCTTCCCCCTGCCACAGTCAAGTCTGTTATGGACTTGCCAAGTAATTCTCATATGTCAATTTCTGACCTTCCGATCACGTTAGCCATCCCGAAGCATGAATACATTTGGCA AGGGTGTTTTGAGGTATGTAGAAGTGGAAAACAGCCAGGCTGTTATGATGGATTTCAAGCCCATTTGTCAGCCGGCGCATCACTAAAAGTTCTTGAAACAATAAACAAGTTTCCAAGCACAGTTGTTTTGAATGAATTACCTCGTCACAGTGTGTGGCCGATACAGTTTGAGGAAAATGGAGTTAAGGAGGAACACATTGccctatatttttttgctagaGATCATGAAAG CTACGAGAAAAGCTACAAGTCGATTCTGGAGAGTATGATCAGGAATGACCTTGCTCTGAAAGGGAACATTGATGGTGttgaaattttgatatttccatCTAATCAGCTTCCGGTGAAATACCAGC GTTGGAATGCAATGTTCTTTTTCTGGGGTGTACTTAAAGGAAAGAGAAACAGTTGCTTGCAAAAAGTGCCTGTTTCCCCAAAGAAAACAGCTGGTTCCCGAGACACGGGCACAGCTAATATGTCTTCTTCACTTGTTCCAGTAGACAAAGATTCGCCTACATTTAAGAAAGCTGGTAAGACGATATCTGATGTCCATCCAATGATAGATCTGCAGTGTTCACCATTAACGAAAAAGAATAATGGGAATATTGATGGTAAATCAGTATCCCATTCCCAACAAAGTGATTGTGTAAATGCTACAAAGGAACAGCAAGGGTGCAGACTTGACTGCAATTCAGTACCTACTGACGAAATCAAACCTCCAGAATCATGGGAAGATACTGGATCCAGAACAAATTCGCTG GAGAGACAGGTTGATAAGGACTCCGCAATCAAAGTTGCCAGAAGTGCTTGCGACTCTAACTCTTCTGATGATAAGGAGACAGGTCACTTGAGTACTCCATATGATCTGCATCATTTGCCTCAGATTAACAGTAAAGTTGCAGCTGGCGAGCAAGATCCTGCTTCCTCACGAATCTTAGGGGAGGTAGATAATGAAGAGAAACTGAGAATGGGGAATTCTGGTACTGAAGGATTTTTTGAAGCGGAAACTGTTGCGGAGAAGGTGACTCCGAAACTTCCAAGTCACAAGGAACCTTACAGCCGGCCTTCAACTTGCACAAAGCAATTAAATATTGATTCTCTAGTGTCAAAATCAGAAGCCAGTATTTTTGGCTCAAGTCAAGCTCTACATGTGAATGACAGAGACAGCATATTTGATACTGGAGGAATTGTGAATAAAAAACCAAGATTGGACTACAATGATCTGTATGACCTGAATGATCACACAAGTTCTTCAAGAGATAGTTTATTGATGCAAGATTCAGTGACCAGTTTTCCAGTGTTGAAGAAACATGAGGAAGGTTCTGATGAGACGTCGGTCAGGACTCTAGAAAATGCTGAGAGGTATTTTTTTCCTGTAGATCCTTATCATGCGCAGCATCTTGGGTTGGGTGATAGTTCTGTTCTTCAAAAGAGGCGATTGTCAGAGAATGTGGAGGAATTTTTTCAAGATAAGATACCAAATCTTGAGCTCGCTTTAGGGGCTGAAATGAAGCTGCCTGTAAAACAAAGCCTCccacattttttagcttcagaAATAGAGAAGAATAACCAGAGTCAGCCTCCCGGTAAGTTGCCTGTGAAACAAAGCTTCCCCCATTTTTTAGCAGCACAAATAGAGAAGAATAGCCAGGATCAGCCTCCTGGAAGGACATTTACCACAGCAGAGGAGGATGCTTCTGCAGCCCTCTCGCTTTCGCTAGCTTTTCCCTTTACAGATAAGGCGCAGGCGGGTCGGCCAGTTGAAACGAAAGAGCTGCTCCCTACAGAAAGGCAGCATGAGGTTAACTTTCTTAAAGGGTTTTTGGACAAGTAG